One Salmo trutta chromosome 19, fSalTru1.1, whole genome shotgun sequence genomic window carries:
- the LOC115154915 gene encoding claudin-4 produces the protein MVSAGLQMLGTALGIIGWIGTIIVCAMPMWRVTAFIGSNIVTSQTSWEGIWMSCVVQSTGQMQCKVYDSMLALSSDLQAARALTIIAILAGIIAILLAVAGGKCTNCVDNEAAKAKVGVASGVVFIIAGVLCLIPVCWTAHSIIQDFYNPLLVSSQKRELGGALYVGWGAAALLLIGGGLLCCNCPKKDEGSYTARYNKAPRSETSATSTGKDFV, from the coding sequence ATGGTGTCGGCTGGGCTACAGATGCTGGGCACTGCCCTGGGGATCATAGGCTGGATTGGGACCATCATTGTTTGTGCCATGCCCATGTGGAGGGTCACCGCCTTCATCGGCAGTAACATAGTCACCTCGCAGACCTCCTGGGAGGGTATCTGGATGAGCTGCGTGGTCCAGAGCACGGGCCAGATGCAGTGTAAGGTCTACGACTCCATGCTGGCCTTGAGCTCTGACCTACAGGCCGCCAGAGCTCTGACCATCATTGCCATCCTCGCTGGCATTATTGCCATTCTGTTGGCCGTAGCCGGGGGCAAGTGCACCAACTGTGTGGATAACGAGGCGGCCAAGGCTAAAGTGGGTGTGGCATCCGGGGTGGTGTTCATCATTGCCGGAGTTCTGTGCCTGATCCCTGTCTGCTGGACGGCCCACAGCATCATCCAGGACTTCTACAACCCGCTCCTGGTAAGCTCTCAGAAGAGGGAGCTGGGGGGGGCGCTCTACGTGGGCTGGGGGGCCGCTGCCCTGCTGCTGATTGGAGGGGGTTTGCTCTGCTGCAACTGCCCCAAGAAGGATGAGGGTTCCTACACTGCCAGGTACAACAAGGCTCCTCGCTCTGAGACCTCAGCAACGTCCACTGGAAAGGACTTTGTctga
- the LOC115154916 gene encoding claudin-like protein ZF-A89: MASAGLQILGIVLALIGLLGDIVICVLPMWKVTAFIGNNIVTAQMFWEGLWMNCVTQSTGQIQCKVYDSMLALPQDLQAARFLVIISILVAVIGILLSMAGGKCTSCIEDEEAKSKVAIASGVFFLVSGVLCLIPVSWSANTVIRDFYNPLLTDPQRRELGASLFIGWGSAGLMLIGGALFCCQCPQREKSGYSAKYSAPRFTASGRAHV; the protein is encoded by the coding sequence ATGGCCTCTGCCGGTCTCCAGATTCTGGGCATCGTCCTGGCTCTTATCGGTTTGCTAGGGGACATTGTCATTTGTGTGCTCCCCATGTGGAAGGTGACTGCTTTCATAGGCAACAACATTGTGACGGCGCAGATGTTCTGGGAAGGCCTGTGGATGAACTGCGTGACACAGAGCACGGGCCAGATTCAGTGTAAAGTCTACGATTCCATGCTAGCTCTCCCTCAGGACCTCCAGGCCGCCAGATTTCTGGTGATCATCTCCATCCTCGTGGCCGTGATCGGCATCCTGCTCTCCATGGCAGGCGGGAAGTGCACCAGCTGCATCGAGGACGAGGAGGCCAAGTCCAAGGTGGCCATCGCATCCGGCGTGTTTTTCCTGGTCTCCGGTGTCCTCTGCCTAATCCCAGTGTCTTGGTCCGCCAACACCGTTATCAGGGACTTTTACAACCCGCTGCTCACGGACCCGCAGAGGAGAGAGCTGGGAGCTTCACTGTTCATCGGGTGGGGCTCTGCTGGCCTGATGCTCATCGGCGGTGCACTTTTCTGCTGCCAGTGTCCCCAGCGTGAGAAGAGTGGGTACTCTGCCAAATATTCTGCCCCTCGCTTCACTGCCAGTGGAAGGGCCCATGTCTGA
- the LOC115154917 gene encoding claudin-like protein ZF-A89: MASAGLQILGIFLAIIGWLGDIVICALPMWKVTAFIGNNIVTAQTFWEGLWMNCVQQSTGQMQCKVYDSMLALPQDLQAARALVIISILVAVIGILLSVAGGKCTNCIEDEEAKSKVAITSGVFFLVAGVLCLIPVSWSANTVIRDFYNPLLTDAQRRELGASLFIGWASAVLMLIGGALLCCQCPLREERGYSAKYSAPNGGAYV; encoded by the coding sequence ATGGCCTCTGCTGGTCTCCAGATTCTGGGCATCTTCCTAGCTATTATCGGTTGGCTTGGGGACATTGTCATCTGCGCGCTCCCCATGTGGAAGGTGACGGCTTTCATAGGCAACAACATCGTGACTGCACAGACCTTCTGGGAAGGCCTGTGGATGAACTGCGTGCAGCAGAGCACAGGCCAGATGCAGTGCAAGGTCTACGACTCCATGCTAGCTCTCCCCCAGGACCTCCAGGCTGCCAGAGCTCTGGTGATCATCTCCATCCTTGTGGCCGTGATCGGCATCCTGCTCTCCGTGGCCGGGGGGAAGTGCACCAACTGCATTGAGGACGAGGAGGCCAAGTCCAAGGTGGCCATCACATCCGGCGTGTTCTTCCTAGTCGCTGGCGTCCTCTGCCTGATCCCAGTGTCATGGTCCGCCAACACTGTTATCAGGGACTTCTACAACCCACTGCTCACTGACGCGCAGAGGAGAGAGCTGGGAGCTTCACTGTTCATCGGCTGGGCCTCTGCTGTCCTAATGCTCATCGGGGGTGcgcttctctgctgccagtgccCCCTGCGCGAAGAGCGGGGTTACTCTGCCAAATATTCCGCCCCTAATGGAGGGGCCTACGTCTGA